Part of the Mauremys mutica isolate MM-2020 ecotype Southern chromosome 1, ASM2049712v1, whole genome shotgun sequence genome is shown below.
AGCattttttgaaaatatcaaatcTGTTCTAGATATCTGATGAAATATTTTAAGAAATAGATTGGGCTACTTTGGAGTTATCTTCTAAGTGAATTTGGGCCATTAATGCAGCAGAAATCTGGCAAACCACCTGAAggtgagctggaggcagagcagcgtCAGCCAGAACCACAGCATTTGAACAACATTTTTGCATAGGAGAATGATTTCTGTGAATGCCTTCATTGTGTCTCAATACCAAAATCTGAGAGCAAGCTGTGATTCATACAGGTTGTTGATAAATTGTGTAGTCAATTCCTTGAACAAGCTTTCATCTGATATGAACTTTGTTCAAGAGGCCAAATAAaatgggttacctggggggggggtggaatctccatccttagaagtttctTAAGGCCTGACTTGACAAAGCCATTAGCTAAGATGATGTagttggggttggactagatgacctcctgaggtctcttccaaccctagtcttctatgaatctatgaataaccaATGTCAGGTTTACTGCCCATAATACAATAGTACAGGAAAAAGGTTTTATATGATAAAAGGCTCTGGGAAGCCGTCTCGTGCAGTGATGTTACATACATATTATGCAGAAAGTTGCCCCACAAAGTTAAACATTTCAGCTTTTATGATTTATATGAAAATTTCACACCTCATATATCTCTTTACAtgtcactaaaatccaacccaaCAGTTTCTCCTAGTTCCGgaactattgtggggaactttcctggcttctgcactaccccatgGGAATTGGCTAGCACAAGGGTCTGAGTCCCCACTctcactccctttacccagaggcctgcctgacctcaaggactccccttccactctcctgtgtggcagtcCTTGTAATGGCGACCCAGAAGGGCCTAGGATTCCTGGGACGCTGAACCCCCAGTCTCATCATGTTCACTTAGGACAGGACCTTGGGTGTCCCCACCCCAGGTGGCTCtcttcatggaatcatagaagattagggttggaagagacctcagaaaatcatctagtccaaccctctgctcaaagcatgaccaattCCAATTAaatgatcccagccagggctttgtcaaactgggccttaaaaatctctaaggatggagaatgaaagtgcccttatgcatatGAAAGTACCCTtctgcatgcgaaagtttcacagccattggaaatcatcccagacctgcaacactatgcagtcccacaagtctgtgcttgtttcctgggcccagaatcggcgttccatggcatgaacctgtcccattaccaccatgatgtccaaattgccagggcctgtgctctgagagaattctgtgtccatgcagggccggtgcaaccatttaggtgactaggatttggggggtgccattttctttggcgccgcaagcctgggaggcgggagaagtgaagcagcgacggtgtgctcCGGGTGCTCGTGTGTGGAGCAGGagtgacctggggtggggagggagtgcctcagggcggagggtggggggtgaggagctgctgcaaggggatGCCCCAGAGTGGAGTAGGGGGAGCTGCCAAGCCTCTGGCCCAGCTCTAAACCTTCTGGCTCAGTGCTGCttctctggctccagcccaactCTGCCTTTCGGCCGGCTTCTCTGGCCCTTGTGTTTCTGGCTGTTGCTGCTCTTCCTCTAGCTCAGCTTGAGGTAGTTTGCCAAATTTCTACTGCATGAATAGCCTCAaatcactaaaaaaaaattaagctcaaATTGCTCAGTATATTTATTGAAACAaagttattgggttttttttattaacatATTGGTCTATACATCAACTAACAAATGGAACATTTTTTTAGCTATCTAGTAcagatgtgattttaaaaaaaagagctaAAAACCCAAGCAGGAGTTTGTCCACTTTAACAACAAAGCTATGAGATGATGATCAAATTTAAAAATCAACCCCCCAATACCGGTACTTGTATCCCGATTGAGGATTGGCAGctgttttcaaatgaaaaacagCAAACGACAGAGTTAAAAATAGCCCAAAAGCAGCCCAAAATATATGGAGTGTAAAATCAACAATATCATTATTATATTATTTCTTTCTAATTGCATTCAATGACTGCAGTCAGTGTCTATATTTTGAGTTGAATTAGTTTGTTACTGTTATACTCTAAAAGGCAACATTTCATCCTCACTGTCTTCGTTGTAAGTAGAATGCTTCTGCAGCTGGTCATACATAACACCAGTGACCAGTGCAATCATTTCTTTCACTGGGGCAAAATGTTCACAAACATTTTGTGTCATTGCATATACGCCTAACATGAAGAATGTTTTCTAAATGCTCCTCCTGCATCTTCTCTCACAAAAGTTTTTATCAAGTTCATCTGGGAAAACAATCTTTCAACTGCAGCATTGCTAAAAGGTAGTGACAGCAACAACAGAGAAAAGCCATGTTCACTGAAGTCTTTGTCACCAGCAACATTCGTGTATTTGAGACCTTCATCCCAAAACTGCTCCAAATGGTTGTTCTGAATATGAGGCCAGTGATCCACTGGCAAAACTCTCCACTTCTGCTCCAACTGTCCAAGGTCTCAAGAAAAAATGGCAAAAATGAGATATTAGCCAATAAAGGTTGTGCAGGGCAGAGcacagtagaatcatagaatcatagaatctcagggttggaagggacctcaggaggtcatctagtccaaccccctgctcaaagcaggaccaaacccaattaaatcatcccagccagggctttgtcaagcctgaccttaaagacctctaaggaaggagattccaccacctccctaggtaacccattccacttcctcaccaccctactagtgaaaaagtttttcctaatgtccaacctaaacctccccctctgcaacttgagaccattactccttgttctgtcatcttctaccactgagaacagtctagatccatccttcttggaaccccctttcagatagttgaaagcagctatcaaatcccccctcattcttctcttccgcaggctaaacaatcccagttccctcagcctctcctcctaagtcatgtgctccagccccctaatcatttttgttaacctccgctggactctctccaatttatccacatccttcttgtagtgtggggcccaaaactggacacagtactccaaatgaggcctcaccagtgctgagtagaggggaatgatcacatccctcgatctgctggaaatgcccctacttataaaacttaaaatgccattagccttcttggcaacaagggcccactgctgactcatattcagcttttcgtcctccataacccctaggtccttttctgcagaactgctgcccagccattcggtccctagtctgtagcagtgcatgggattctgccgtcctaagtgcaggactctgcacttgtccttgttgaacctcatcatatttcttttggcccaatcctctaatgtgtctaggtccttctgtatcctatccctaccctccagcatatcaaccactcctcccagtttagtgtcatctgcaaacttgctgagggtgcagtccacaccatcctccagatcgttaatgaagatattgaacaaaaccggccccagcaccgacacttggggcactccacttgataccggctcccaactagacatggaaccattgatcactacacgttgagcccgaccatctagccagttttctatccactttaccgtccatttcatccagcccatacttctttaacttgctggcaagaatactgtgggagactgtatcaaaagctttgctaaagtccagaaatagcacatccactgctttcccctcatccacagagccggttatctcgtcatagaaggcaactaggttagtcaggcatgacttgcccttggtgaatccatgctgactgttcctgaagGACCTAGTTCTGCAAGTGATTCAATCACCAGCATGGTTGGTGTCAATCTCTCTTTCAGAAAATCCAACATGAAATCTCAGCACCAACTTCTGACATCTTTCACACCAGGAAGGGTTGGTGTGTATTTTGAAAGATCCAGCTGAACAGCAATGTGAAAATCGACTGCTCAAGCAATAAGTAATTAGACTCCAGTGTGACGTCGGAGTTTAACACAGCAATCCGTTTCTAAAAAACACAGGGTTTCGCAAGTCTCACCAACAAGCTCTAGTAGAATGTCTCAATCTCTGCAGCCATTTTCCTGTATTCACACTTTCCATCTGAAACTTTCCTGAAGGATTGGACTTAGAAAAGTCAGATAAATGTTGTTCACCAGATCACTGTACATATGCTAAAGAAGTTCAGCATTGTAGTTGCTTTCTTTGTCTTTGGTTATCTGAAAGCATAGTCTCTGTTTGTCAAACTGATCAAGAATGCTGTTCACACAGGGTCTCAAGGAAAGCCTCCTTGCATCAGAGAACTGCAGCATCTTCTGGTGGTCTGGAAGTCATGGCAAGAGAGAGTGTCAGGGTGTATGGAGGGCGGGGCTGATGGGTGATGCTGAAAGTGATCAGGTGATGGACAGAGAGAGGAAACTCAGCAATGGAGAGAGCAGTGCTTGGTCATGAAGTGATAAGATGTTAAGTGTGAGGAACTTCTCAGACTGTGAACTTCCACAATGCTGAGCTCAGCCAAACGGGGACAAAGCACCCTTGATTAATGAGGAGATCTCCTTTTCCCGCCTTGTCACACAAGGATAAAGTCCATGGCCACAGGCAATCACATTTTGCAGGTGTATTTGGCCAAtttgtcacgaagctctttggttttgaccccataaatgatagggttgagcaGGGGAGGGATGAGGAAATAGAGGTTGGCCAAGATGATGTGAATGTGCGGAGCGATGCCCTGACCAAACCGTTGTGTCAGAGAGGAGAAAAGGGCGGGAGTATAAGATGTCAGTATCACACAGATAAGGGCAGTGCAagtgttgagggctttctggtgggctttcttggaggagattctgaggacgGCCCTGATGATCAGACCGTAGGACAAGGCAATGAGCATCAGGTCAAACCCAATGACTACAAATGCTATTATCAAGCCATACGTCCTGTTGGCCGTGATGTCCCCACATGACATCTTTGCCACAGCCACGTGCTCACAGTGCGTGTTggggataatgcggttggcacagaatggcAGCCTCCTCAGGAGCAGGGTCTCGGGCAGAATTAAGAGAACAGCTCTTATGAAACCCACTAGCCCTAGCTTAGCTATCCGTGCATTGGTGAGGATGGTGGtgtatctcagagggttacatatggcaacgtAGCGATCAAAGGCCATTGTCACAAGGACGGCTGAGTGCATAACAGAAGCTGCATGAaggaagtacatctgggtgaggcagccacccacagtaatgtctttcaaattgaaccaaaatatacacagtgccttcGGCACGACGAAGGTAGACGTGCTGATGTCTGTAAGCGCCAGCATGCAGATcagcaggtacatcggcttgtgGAGGCTCTGTTCTTTCCCTACAACATAGAGAACAGTGACATTTCCCAACAGGCCGATAAAGTAGAacatagagaaagggatggaaatccagacatgcgcagcttccaggccagggatgcccattaggatgaatgttgaagagtcagagggggtgaggttgaAAGATGCCATGAGGTAGTCGAAGAGTCGATCGGTGTCAGAAATGCTCAAGATGCCTGTGAGGGAGAGATGTACGGCAATGGCGATTACACACTTTATAACAAATAGTGCAGTAAATATTTGATGGCTATTAATAATGTAGCAAGGGGggtgagcagtgaggtggcaacatttacaGATTGCAGCAGATTGTTTACATCATAGTCAAGTCCAGAGAAGACTCCAGAGGGAACTAACCAAGCCaggtgaatgggcagcatgaTGCAGATGTGCTTTAAAGTCCATAACTGCAACGTGTTTGCCCATTGGAGGGaaaaacttgaagtctttaaacaccTTATAAAGTTCTAATTTAACATTAGAAACTCAGAACAGGGACCTGGGTGTCATGGTACAGATCCTGCGCACAGTGCAAGCATTGACAGGAACTAAGCACAACATTGACATCCAGGAGGAGTGGGAGATGGAATAATATGGAAAATACAGTGCCAAGAAATCACTTAGTCAATGTTTCATTATCCTCTAGACTCAGCTATATGGAACTGGCATGGTTCTCATATAGGATACTGCAGAACTAGAGGGGTTCAGGGAAGGGCTATGATCATGATCAAGGGCCTAGGGAAACTCTCTTACCgagaaaggttaaaaacactggTATTGTTACCTtacaaaggagatgaataagagagaACATGAGAAAAATCTATAAAATACTGACTAGTACAGAGTAGATGGAGAATgggttctccctgtctcataataCAAGTTCAAGAGCATATTCAATTAAACTGAAATGTGGCaaaataaaaacagttaaaaaaagaatgctTTCTTCGTTAAATGCCTAATTAGACTGAAGAACTTGCTGCCACGAGAGTTATTTGAGGCCATGCACTAAGCTTGGACATTTACATGGGTAGTGAGACTATCCAGTTACAATAAttacagctaaataaatattttggaaatgCTATTCACCTCTGTGTTTCAGGGCAGAAGCCAGACTCTAGCTGTTAGGCATAAGGGTGATGCCCTCATGATGGTAAGgtcactcccctgcccccatccacctactgctgggtttcttacacctcctactgcagcacctggggCTGTCACTTTCAAAGAGAGGAcactggactaaatggaccatAGATCTGATCCACAAGGCCATTGCTGTGTTAGAAAGGAGCCAAGTTCCCCCCTATGGATACAGACATAATCACGCTGGGTGATGACTTTGTGCTCAACagaatgggcactaggggcacaAGAGCTTGGTATTTAGGGCTACAGGCCTGCACCTCTCTTACTTCCCTTGTTTCTTTTGGTGAGACACCTTCTTGCAGGCACTGAGCTTTGCATGAGATATAAgttacaagcagggccggctctggcttttttgccgccccaagcaaaaaaaaaaaagggggggggggtgcaggggcaaccggagcggcaaagcaggggaaaaaccaaaaccaaaaccacagcggggccagagcggcaaagcagggtgcgGGAGGGACATAAAAACAGCGTGGCTGGAatggcagagggggaggaggggaaactggagcacagccagagcagcaaagcggggggggaaagaaaacaacaacat
Proteins encoded:
- the LOC123367992 gene encoding olfactory receptor 52N4-like, encoding MASFNLTPSDSSTFILMGIPGLEAAHVWISIPFSMFYFIGLLGNVTVLYVVGKEQSLHKPMYLLICMLALTDISTSTFVVPKALCIFWFNLKDITVGGCLTQMYFLHAASVMHSAVLVTMAFDRYVAICNPLRYTTILTNARIAKLGLVGFIRAVLLILPETLLLRRLPFCANRIIPNTHCEHVAVAKMSCGDITANRTYGLIIAFVVIGFDLMLIALSYGLIIRAVLRISSKKAHQKALNTCTALICVILTSYTPALFSSLTQRFGQGIAPHIHIILANLYFLIPPLLNPIIYGVKTKELRDKLAKYTCKM